A window of Diospyros lotus cultivar Yz01 chromosome 14, ASM1463336v1, whole genome shotgun sequence contains these coding sequences:
- the LOC127790728 gene encoding casein kinase 1-like protein HD16 — MPVLRNGVRRGRAAQQQQQQQQPPPPNPNPVREGEAAIATRTRRRRAAAAAAAAEVPRNDHPVNANVIAPAAAAVAEENRLLEEPLLRLGGGAGDICGGAGREEVGVKPMADYDSGGKSGDKGHPGDDESPLPERVTVGGSPLYKIERKLGKGGFGQVYVGRRVSGGTIDRNGPGAAEVALKFEHRSSKGCNYGPPYEWQVYNTLGGSHGVPRVHYKGRQGDYYVMVMDMLGPSLWDVWNNNTHMMSTQMVACIAVEAISILEKMHYRGYVHGDVKPENFLLGPTGTPDEKKLFLVDLGLATRWQDGSSGLHVAYDQRPDVFRGTVRYASVHAHLGRTGSRRDDLESLAYTLIFLLRGRLPWQGFQGENKGFLVCKKKMATSPESLCSLCPLPFRQFVEYVVNLKFDEEPNYAKYISLFNGIVGQNPDARPINTDGAQKLMYQVGHKRGRLTLDDEGDEQPKKRVRMGVPATQWISVYNARRPMKQRYHYNVADARLAQHIEKGNEDGLFISSVASWQNLWALIMDAGTGFTPQVYELSPCFFHKEWIMEQWEKNYYITAAAGAANGSSLVVMSKGTQYLQQSYKVGDSFPFKWINKKWKEGFYVTSMATSGSRWGVVMSRGAAFSDQVVELDFLYPSEGIHRRWDGGYRITATAATWDQAAFILSIPRRKPLDETQETLRTSVFPSTHVKEKWGKNLYIAHVCYGRTVS; from the exons ATGCCAGTACTGCGTAACGGAGTCCGCAGGGGCCGGGCAgcgcagcagcagcaacagcagcagcagccgccGCCGCCTAATCCGAATCCGGTTCGAGAAGGCGAAGCGGCTATTGCTACGAGAACTCGGCGGCGGagagcggcggcggcggcggcagcaGCGGAAGTGCCCCGCAACGATCATCCGGTAAATGCTAACGTAATTGCCCCGGCAGCGGCGGCGGTGGCAGAAGAGAACAGGCTTTTGGAGGAGCCGTTACTGCGTCTCGGCGGCGGTGCTGGTGATATTTGTGGTGGCGCTGGGAGAGAGGAGGTAGGTGTGAAGCCCATGGCTGATTATGATAGCGGTGGTAAGAGCGGTGACAAGGGTCACCCCGGCGACGATGAAAGTCCGCTTCCTGAAAGA GTTACAGTTGGTGGTTCTCCTTTatacaaaatagaaagaaagcTGGGAAAGGGAGGTTTTGGACAAGTTTATGTTGGTCGCCGTGTTTCTGGTGGTACAATTGATAGAAATGGACCTGGAGCTGCTGAG GTGGCACTAAAGTTTGAGCATCGAAGTAGCAAAGGATGTAATTATGGACCACCCTATGAATGGCAAGTTTACAA TACTCTTGGTGGCAGTCATGGTGTTCCTCGAGTACATTATAAAGGTCGACAAGGTGACTATTATGTCATG GTTATGGATATGCTGGGACCTAGCCTGTGGGATGTTTGGAATAATAACACTCATAT GATGTCCACACAAATGGTGGCATGCATTGCTGTTGAAGCAATATCCATATTGGAGAAGATGCATTACAGGGg TTATGTGCATGGGGATGTAAAACCTGAGAACTTTCTGCTCGGTCCTACAGGAACACCTGAtgagaaaaaattattcttgGTTGATCTTGGATTAG CTACTAGATGGCAAGATGGTTCATCTGGTCTGCATGTAGCTTATGACCAAAGGCCAGATGTTTTCAg GGGAACAGTGCGCTATGCTAGCGTGCATGCTCATTTAGGCAGAACTGGCAGCAGGAGAGATGATTTGGAGTCTCTTGCTTACACACTTATTTTCCTTCTCCGTGGTCGTCTGCCTTGGCAAGGGTTCCAG GGTGAGAACAAAGGTTTCCTTGTTTGCAAGAAGAAAATGGCGACTTCTCCAGAGAGTTTGTGCTCCCTTTGTCCGCTGCCTTTTAGACAGTTTGTTGAATATGTGGTGAACTTGAAATTTGATGAGGAGCCTAATTATGCaaaatatatatctctctttaatGGGATAGTAGGTCAAAATCCAGATGCTAGGCCAATTAATACAGATGGTGCACAAAAG CTTATGTACCAAGTTGGTCATAAGAGAGGTCGGCTAACCTTGGATGATGAGGGAGATGAACAACCCAAGAAAAGGGTTCGTATGGGAGTGCCTGCAACACAATGGATTAGTGTTTACAATGCTCGTCGACCTATGAAACAAAG GTACCATTACAATGTGGCAGATGCAAGGCTAGCTCAGCACATCGAGAAAGGAAATGAAGATGGTTTATTTATTAGTAGCGTAGCTTCTTGGCAGAATCTATGGGCGTTAATCATGGATGCTGGCACTGGTTTCACACCTCAAGTTTATGAACTGTCACCCTGCTTTTTTCACAAG GAATGGATCATGGAACAGTGGGAGAAGAACTACTACATCACTGCAGCAGCGGGAGCTGCAAACGGGAGTTCATTGGTAGTAATGTCAAAAG gCACGCAGTATTTACAACAGTCTTACAAAGTTGGCGATTCCTTTCCGTTCAAGTGGATAAACAAAAAGTGGAAAGAGGGTTTCTATGTTACTTCCATGGCCACTTCAGGAAGTCGGTGGGGAGTTGTCATGTCTCGGGGAGCAGCATTTTCAGATCAG GTTGTTGAACTTGATTTTCTTTACCCTAGTGAGGGTATACATCGACGTTGGGATGGTGGATATCGCATCACTGCAACTGCGGCAACTTGGGACCAGGCTGCTTTTATTCTTAGCATCCCAAGAAGAAAGCCACTTGATGAAACACAGGAGACATTGAGGACTTCTGTTTTTCCTAGCACACATGTCAAG GAGAAGTGGGGGAAGAATCTGTACATTGCACATGTCTGTTATGGTCGTACAGTCTCGTAA